A single Penaeus chinensis breed Huanghai No. 1 chromosome 7, ASM1920278v2, whole genome shotgun sequence DNA region contains:
- the LOC125026891 gene encoding uncharacterized protein LOC125026891, which translates to MNISLQPKLAQIYSNCDIIKPKKRQSKLYNRQDTVAGSFLVLRSHLPTARLGTKAIQRHHRRCVSSSLSWLWESSWESSWRFPDADLTRVATAGVGDPRIMLITGANPRRCPSAPLHSLAASNF; encoded by the exons ATGAATATATCACTGCAGCCCAAACTTGCACAGATATATTCGAACTGTGATATCATCAAACC CAAAAAACGTCAGAGCAAGTTATATAATCGTCAGGATACGGTTGCTGGATCCTTTCTCGTCCTGAGGTCGCACCTTCCTACAGCACGTTTAGGCACGAAGGCTATACAACGACACCACCGAAG ATGCGTTTCCTCCTCGCTTTCTTGGCTGTGGGAGTCCTCGTGGGAGTCGTCCTGGCGATTCCCGGACGCCGACTTAACAAGGGTCGCGACGGCAGGGGTGGGGGACCCGAG AATAATGCTGATAACCGGCGCTAACCCGAGGCGCTGCCCTTCAGCCCCCCTTCATTCCTTAGCGGCAAGTAATTTCTGA